A region of Anopheles merus strain MAF chromosome 2R, AmerM5.1, whole genome shotgun sequence DNA encodes the following proteins:
- the LOC121588864 gene encoding uncharacterized protein LOC121588864 isoform X2, producing the protein MIHLLNFIAGMNNTLDCKCENGEPREQLAMSENNTEHMDPHCVTCCNTTDYSVKSLRKLFLLNHLEGPADAQASPTASNIEKLPICTCREHTVEKEKKCSEEKLCETRSVQELRQLYEAKVKSLEQESSNGSIGRYSRPVTARTDDRQDTISMDLPHPEGQMFMYTEPPIRSKPCTRWNVINASIVEVPNGMQITFTVIDENKH; encoded by the exons ATGATTCatcttttaaatttcataGCTGGCATGAACAACACGCTGGACTGCAAGTGTGAAAACGGTGAGCCCCGGGAACAATTAGCCATGTCCGAGAACAACACCGAACATATGGACCCCCACTGCGTGACCTGTTGCAATACGACAGATTATTCGGTGAAATCATTACGGAAATTGTTCCTCTTGAATCACCTCGAGGGGCCAGCCGATGCACAGGCTAGTCCAACAGCCTCCAACATTGAGAAGCTTCCCATTTGTACGTGCAGAGAACACACAGTGGA aaaagaaaagaaatgttCAGAAGAGAAGCTATGTGAAACACGGTCAGTGCAGGAGCTGAGACAGCTGTACGAGGCGAAGGTGAAATCTCTCGAGCAAGAATCTTCCAACGGATCGATCGGCCGATACTCGAGACCTGTCACCGCTAGAACAGATGATCGACAGGACACCAT CTCCATGGACCTACCGCATCCCGAAGGACAAATGTTCATGTACACCGAACCGCCCATTCGCAGCAAGCCTTGCACCCGGTGGAACGTGATCAATGCCAGCATCGTGGAGGTTCCGAACGGCATGCAAATTACCTTTACGGTGATTGATGAGAACAAACATTAA
- the LOC121588864 gene encoding uncharacterized protein LOC121588864 isoform X3, with translation MNNTLDCKCENGEPREQLAMSENNTEHMDPHCVTCCNTTDYSVKSLRKLFLLNHLEGPADAQASPTASNIEKLPICTCREHTVERKEKKCSEEKLCETRSVQELRQLYEAKVKSLEQESSNGSIGRYSRPVTARTDDRQDTISMDLPHPEGQMFMYTEPPIRSKPCTRWNVINASIVEVPNGMQITFTVIDENKH, from the exons ATGAACAACACGCTGGACTGCAAGTGTGAAAACGGTGAGCCCCGGGAACAATTAGCCATGTCCGAGAACAACACCGAACATATGGACCCCCACTGCGTGACCTGTTGCAATACGACAGATTATTCGGTGAAATCATTACGGAAATTGTTCCTCTTGAATCACCTCGAGGGGCCAGCCGATGCACAGGCTAGTCCAACAGCCTCCAACATTGAGAAGCTTCCCATTTGTACGTGCAGAGAACACACAGTGGA aagaaaagaaaagaaatgttCAGAAGAGAAGCTATGTGAAACACGGTCAGTGCAGGAGCTGAGACAGCTGTACGAGGCGAAGGTGAAATCTCTCGAGCAAGAATCTTCCAACGGATCGATCGGCCGATACTCGAGACCTGTCACCGCTAGAACAGATGATCGACAGGACACCAT CTCCATGGACCTACCGCATCCCGAAGGACAAATGTTCATGTACACCGAACCGCCCATTCGCAGCAAGCCTTGCACCCGGTGGAACGTGATCAATGCCAGCATCGTGGAGGTTCCGAACGGCATGCAAATTACCTTTACGGTGATTGATGAGAACAAACATTAA
- the LOC121588864 gene encoding uncharacterized protein LOC121588864 isoform X1: protein MIHLLNFIAGMNNTLDCKCENGEPREQLAMSENNTEHMDPHCVTCCNTTDYSVKSLRKLFLLNHLEGPADAQASPTASNIEKLPICTCREHTVERKEKKCSEEKLCETRSVQELRQLYEAKVKSLEQESSNGSIGRYSRPVTARTDDRQDTISMDLPHPEGQMFMYTEPPIRSKPCTRWNVINASIVEVPNGMQITFTVIDENKH from the exons ATGATTCatcttttaaatttcataGCTGGCATGAACAACACGCTGGACTGCAAGTGTGAAAACGGTGAGCCCCGGGAACAATTAGCCATGTCCGAGAACAACACCGAACATATGGACCCCCACTGCGTGACCTGTTGCAATACGACAGATTATTCGGTGAAATCATTACGGAAATTGTTCCTCTTGAATCACCTCGAGGGGCCAGCCGATGCACAGGCTAGTCCAACAGCCTCCAACATTGAGAAGCTTCCCATTTGTACGTGCAGAGAACACACAGTGGA aagaaaagaaaagaaatgttCAGAAGAGAAGCTATGTGAAACACGGTCAGTGCAGGAGCTGAGACAGCTGTACGAGGCGAAGGTGAAATCTCTCGAGCAAGAATCTTCCAACGGATCGATCGGCCGATACTCGAGACCTGTCACCGCTAGAACAGATGATCGACAGGACACCAT CTCCATGGACCTACCGCATCCCGAAGGACAAATGTTCATGTACACCGAACCGCCCATTCGCAGCAAGCCTTGCACCCGGTGGAACGTGATCAATGCCAGCATCGTGGAGGTTCCGAACGGCATGCAAATTACCTTTACGGTGATTGATGAGAACAAACATTAA